From Caballeronia insecticola, a single genomic window includes:
- a CDS encoding sulfurtransferase — protein sequence MSILNLSAYKFVTIEDGAAWRPLVTERCNALGLKGTILLAPEGINLFIAGPIPEVREFIDYIRSDALYGGRFADLQFKESLSEKQPFRRMLVKLKREIITMKKPAIKPELGRAPFVDAPTLKAWLDRGHDDQGRPVVMLDTRNAFEVDVGTFDNALDYRITKFSEFPEVIEQNRADLEGKTVVSFCTGGIRCEKAAIHMKEVGIEHVYQLEGGILKYFEEVGGAHYNGECFVFDYRTALDPHLQPTATSQCFGCRAVVSVDDQRSPFYKPGETCPACHPDAVGRAA from the coding sequence ATGAGCATCCTGAATCTCTCCGCCTACAAATTCGTCACCATCGAAGACGGAGCCGCCTGGCGGCCGCTCGTCACCGAACGCTGCAACGCGCTCGGGCTGAAGGGCACGATCCTGCTGGCGCCGGAGGGCATCAATCTGTTCATCGCCGGGCCGATTCCGGAGGTTCGCGAATTCATCGACTACATTCGCAGCGACGCGCTCTACGGCGGCCGTTTCGCCGATCTGCAATTCAAGGAAAGCCTCTCCGAGAAGCAGCCGTTCCGCCGCATGCTGGTGAAGCTCAAGCGCGAAATCATCACGATGAAAAAGCCCGCGATCAAGCCGGAACTCGGCCGTGCGCCGTTCGTCGATGCGCCCACGCTGAAGGCCTGGCTCGACCGCGGCCATGACGATCAGGGCCGCCCCGTCGTGATGCTCGACACGCGCAACGCGTTCGAGGTCGACGTCGGCACATTCGACAACGCGCTCGACTACCGCATCACGAAGTTCAGCGAGTTTCCCGAGGTGATCGAGCAGAATCGCGCAGATTTGGAAGGCAAGACTGTCGTGTCGTTTTGTACGGGCGGGATTCGCTGCGAAAAAGCGGCCATTCACATGAAGGAAGTCGGCATCGAGCACGTTTATCAGCTCGAAGGCGGCATTCTCAAGTACTTCGAGGAAGTGGGCGGCGCGCATTACAACGGCGAGTGTTTCGTGTTCGATTACCGCACCGCGCTCGATCCGCACCTGCAGCCGACCGCGACGTCGCAATGCTTCGGCTGCCGCGCGGTGGTGTCCGTCGACGATCAGCGCTCGCCGTTCTACAAGCCGGGCGAAACCTGCCCCGCCTGCCATCCGGACGCCGTCGGCCGGGCCGCTTAA